A portion of the Acidisarcina polymorpha genome contains these proteins:
- a CDS encoding ThuA domain-containing protein: protein MSKTPALRFQILIAVFFAAAMTAFAQDKPFQVLAFYSTNVEQDHVDFAMQALKFYAQAAERDHFTFRSTSNWNDLNPEVLKQYQVVVWLDDFPSEPAQREAFQAYMEHGGAWLGFHISGYIDRRETWPWFADFLGAVFYGNSWPPLPATLDIDDPASPVTKGLPSHYLSPANEWYSWKPDPRQTPYIKVLMTLDPSNYPLGFKDTLTGGDIPVTWTNTKYKMIYTNIGHGNKIFTEPLQNSFIENILLRLGGRG, encoded by the coding sequence TTGTCGAAGACTCCCGCTCTCCGCTTCCAGATTCTCATTGCCGTGTTCTTCGCCGCGGCGATGACCGCCTTCGCGCAGGACAAGCCGTTTCAGGTCCTCGCCTTCTATTCCACAAACGTCGAGCAGGACCATGTCGACTTCGCCATGCAGGCTTTAAAGTTTTACGCGCAGGCGGCGGAACGTGACCACTTCACCTTCCGCTCTACGTCGAATTGGAACGATCTCAATCCGGAAGTGTTGAAGCAATATCAAGTGGTCGTGTGGCTGGACGACTTTCCATCAGAGCCCGCTCAGCGAGAGGCCTTCCAGGCTTACATGGAGCATGGAGGAGCGTGGCTAGGCTTTCACATTTCCGGTTACATCGATCGCCGCGAGACCTGGCCATGGTTTGCCGACTTCCTCGGCGCCGTGTTCTACGGCAACAGCTGGCCGCCGCTTCCCGCAACTCTGGACATCGATGATCCCGCATCGCCCGTGACTAAAGGACTGCCGTCACACTACCTCTCTCCAGCCAACGAGTGGTACAGCTGGAAGCCCGATCCCCGGCAAACCCCATACATCAAGGTGCTCATGACGCTCGATCCCTCCAACTATCCGCTGGGTTTTAAAGACACCCTCACCGGGGGCGATATTCCTGTGACCTGGACAAACACCAAATACAAGATGATCTACACCAACATAGGCCACGGCAATAAGATCTTCACCGAACCCCTGCAAAACTCCTTCATCGAGAACATCCTGCTGCGGCTTGGTGGCCGTGGATAG
- a CDS encoding YncE family protein produces MNLSSRSVRIASLPARAALLTAILGSAVCGLHGEESGPSGRLITSAGVAIHAATHKVYAVDEDDGAILVTNEVTGSKKTIKVGDGPVAIAINQVLDKIYVVNTGSDSVSIIDGQQDKVITTVKAGSHPYTLALNEVTGQVFVTYTYDNIVTVIDGATNASRSIKTGSADGIAVDTRSDTLYLTTYEAPEIRIVNAETGVLSKVTVGGHIWGTTLDQASDTLYLAHTGTADIVALNVKTHELRTIAVGNIPCAVAVNPSTHMIYAVNYGDETVSAIDASTAKVVATLKAGRHPQAIAVDTAQNRVYIANVHSGSVTVIDGARNSVTGEFRTGDHPYAIAVDRTLGNVYTADYGSSASTKVDVPLAAVPQ; encoded by the coding sequence ATGAACTTGAGTTCCCGTTCGGTACGAATAGCTTCGTTGCCGGCGCGCGCCGCCCTGTTGACTGCCATTCTAGGTTCCGCGGTCTGCGGACTCCATGGTGAGGAGAGTGGGCCGAGCGGTAGGCTGATCACGAGCGCCGGCGTCGCCATTCATGCTGCGACGCATAAGGTCTATGCGGTCGATGAAGATGACGGCGCAATCCTTGTCACGAACGAAGTTACCGGATCGAAGAAGACGATCAAGGTCGGTGATGGCCCAGTCGCCATCGCCATCAATCAAGTCTTAGACAAGATTTATGTCGTCAATACTGGCAGTGATTCGGTCAGCATCATTGATGGACAGCAGGACAAAGTGATTACGACCGTCAAGGCTGGATCTCATCCCTACACTCTTGCCCTCAACGAGGTGACTGGCCAGGTCTTTGTGACCTACACCTACGACAACATCGTAACAGTGATCGATGGGGCGACGAATGCTTCGCGATCCATCAAGACGGGGAGCGCGGACGGGATCGCGGTCGATACGCGCAGCGACACGCTCTACCTTACGACGTATGAAGCTCCCGAGATCCGGATTGTCAATGCGGAGACCGGCGTCCTGAGTAAAGTGACAGTGGGCGGCCACATCTGGGGCACGACTCTCGACCAGGCTTCCGACACGCTGTACCTGGCGCATACCGGAACCGCGGACATCGTGGCGCTGAATGTGAAGACGCATGAGCTGCGGACGATCGCGGTCGGAAATATTCCCTGTGCGGTTGCTGTCAATCCTTCTACGCATATGATCTATGCGGTGAATTACGGCGATGAGACGGTCAGCGCCATCGATGCATCGACGGCGAAAGTGGTCGCAACGCTGAAGGCAGGTCGGCATCCGCAGGCGATTGCGGTAGACACGGCCCAGAACCGGGTCTATATCGCGAACGTGCATAGCGGCAGCGTCACTGTGATCGACGGCGCTCGGAACAGCGTGACCGGCGAGTTCCGGACAGGCGATCACCCCTATGCGATTGCCGTCGATCGAACTCTCGGCAATGTGTATACCGCTGATTACGGTTCGTCCGCATCGACCAAGGTTGACGTGCCACTGGCCGCGGTTCCGCAGTAG
- the acnA gene encoding aconitate hydratase AcnA, with amino-acid sequence MNSFDSQSELKSGSRTYEIFRLQALAAKGVKLNRLPYSLRILLENLLRHEDGKSVTAEDIQFLANWDPKATPSREIAYMPARVLMQDFTGVPAIVDLAAMRDAMKQLGGDPEKINPLQPAELVIDHSVQVDEYGTKGSYDINAALEFQRNRERYAFLKWGQSAFRNFSAVPPGMGICHQVNLEYLARVVFTTEIGGKQRAYPDTLVGTDSHTTMINGLGVLGWGVGGIEAEAAMLGQPVSMLLPQVVGFKLSGKLKEGATATDLVLTVTEMLRKLGVVGKFVEFYGAGISELSLADRATIGNMAPEYGATCGIFPVDAETLRYLRLTGRPEEQIQLVETYYKEQGLFHAPEAEEAEYSQTIALDLSTVQPSVAGPRRPQDRVLLKDAGASFKQQLPSLLGPTANKNGERQVTRWESEGGHRSLNGNLESPEGEPEKGPITTVKERFHVDVDQYLDHGSIVIAAITSCTNTSNPSVMVAAGILAKKAVEKGLSVPPWVKTSLAPGSRVVTDYYQNAGLLPYLDKLRFNVVGYGCTTCIGNSGPLPTDVTKAIDDHGLVAVSVLSGNRNFEGRISSDVRANYLMSPPLVVAYALAGRIDHDFEHDALGTGKDGDSVYLKDIWPTQQEVSDVIASVMKPELYTKEYSTVTDGDSNWQALKFPHSEVYEWEPDSTYIRKAPYFDGMSAAAEAVEDIHGARVLAVLGDSVTTDHISPAGSIKLNGPAGKYLTEHGVKPADFNSYGSRRGNHEVMVRGTFANVRLKNKLAPGTEGGVTRLLPEGEGMSIFDASVKYAERGVPLVILAGKEYGSGSSRDWAAKGPKLLGVRAVIAESYERIHRSNLVGMGILPLQFGEGESAASLALAGEEVYEFSGLRDLLDAKFANGRVLTVEATAPDGSKKSFQTTVRIDTPQEILYYENGGILQYVLRQLAGKN; translated from the coding sequence ATGAATAGCTTTGATAGTCAATCGGAATTGAAGTCCGGCAGTCGCACTTATGAGATCTTCCGTCTGCAGGCACTTGCGGCAAAAGGGGTGAAGCTCAATCGGCTTCCTTATAGCCTTCGCATTTTGCTTGAGAACCTGCTTCGTCATGAGGATGGTAAATCGGTCACCGCCGAGGACATTCAGTTTCTGGCGAATTGGGACCCTAAAGCTACGCCATCGCGGGAGATTGCCTATATGCCAGCCCGGGTGCTGATGCAGGACTTTACCGGGGTGCCGGCGATCGTGGATCTGGCGGCGATGCGGGATGCGATGAAGCAGCTGGGCGGCGACCCGGAGAAGATCAACCCGCTGCAGCCGGCGGAGCTGGTCATCGACCATTCGGTGCAGGTGGATGAGTATGGCACGAAGGGCTCCTATGACATCAACGCGGCGCTTGAATTCCAGCGCAACCGGGAGCGCTATGCGTTCCTGAAGTGGGGGCAGTCGGCATTCCGGAATTTCTCCGCGGTGCCTCCGGGCATGGGCATCTGCCACCAGGTGAATCTCGAGTATCTGGCGCGAGTTGTGTTCACGACGGAGATTGGCGGCAAGCAGCGGGCGTATCCAGATACGCTGGTCGGAACGGATTCGCACACGACGATGATTAATGGCCTGGGCGTTCTCGGCTGGGGCGTGGGCGGAATCGAAGCCGAGGCGGCGATGCTCGGGCAGCCGGTATCGATGCTGCTGCCACAAGTCGTCGGGTTCAAGCTGAGCGGAAAGCTCAAAGAAGGCGCGACCGCGACCGACCTGGTGCTGACCGTGACCGAGATGCTGCGCAAGCTGGGTGTCGTCGGCAAGTTTGTGGAGTTTTATGGCGCGGGAATCAGCGAGCTTTCGCTGGCCGACCGGGCGACAATCGGCAACATGGCGCCGGAATATGGGGCGACCTGCGGGATCTTTCCAGTGGACGCGGAGACGCTGCGCTACCTTCGGCTGACAGGGCGGCCCGAAGAACAGATTCAACTGGTTGAGACCTATTACAAGGAGCAGGGGCTCTTTCATGCTCCGGAGGCGGAAGAAGCGGAATACTCGCAGACGATCGCACTGGATTTATCGACGGTGCAGCCGAGCGTGGCGGGGCCGAGACGCCCGCAGGACCGCGTGTTGTTGAAGGATGCGGGCGCTAGCTTCAAGCAGCAGCTTCCTTCACTGCTGGGTCCGACGGCCAATAAGAATGGCGAGCGGCAGGTAACTCGCTGGGAGAGTGAAGGCGGGCACCGGTCGCTGAATGGCAATCTGGAGAGCCCGGAAGGCGAGCCCGAAAAGGGGCCGATCACGACCGTGAAGGAGCGTTTCCATGTCGATGTCGACCAGTATCTCGATCATGGTTCGATCGTGATTGCGGCGATTACCAGCTGCACCAACACCTCCAACCCTTCGGTGATGGTGGCGGCTGGAATCCTGGCGAAGAAGGCTGTCGAGAAAGGTCTTTCGGTGCCGCCGTGGGTGAAGACTTCGCTGGCGCCCGGGTCGCGGGTGGTCACGGACTATTACCAGAACGCGGGATTGCTGCCGTACCTGGATAAACTGCGCTTCAATGTGGTTGGGTACGGATGCACGACCTGCATCGGCAACTCTGGACCGCTGCCGACCGACGTCACCAAGGCGATCGACGATCACGGGCTCGTCGCGGTTTCGGTGCTGAGCGGCAATCGCAACTTTGAGGGCCGGATCAGCTCGGACGTTCGCGCCAACTACCTGATGTCGCCACCTTTAGTGGTGGCTTATGCGCTGGCGGGACGGATCGATCACGACTTCGAGCACGATGCGCTGGGAACGGGCAAGGATGGAGATTCGGTTTACCTCAAGGACATTTGGCCGACGCAGCAGGAAGTCTCGGACGTGATCGCCAGCGTGATGAAGCCGGAGCTGTATACCAAGGAATACTCGACGGTGACGGACGGCGACTCGAACTGGCAGGCGTTGAAGTTCCCGCACAGCGAAGTTTACGAATGGGAGCCGGACTCGACTTACATTCGCAAGGCGCCCTACTTCGATGGAATGAGTGCGGCGGCGGAAGCGGTAGAGGACATTCACGGCGCGCGGGTGCTGGCGGTACTTGGCGATAGCGTGACGACCGACCATATCTCTCCGGCGGGCTCGATCAAGCTCAATGGGCCAGCGGGAAAATACCTTACGGAACATGGGGTGAAGCCGGCCGATTTCAACTCTTACGGCTCGCGGCGGGGCAACCATGAAGTGATGGTGAGGGGTACCTTCGCCAACGTGCGGCTGAAGAACAAGCTTGCTCCGGGAACGGAAGGCGGCGTGACCCGGCTGCTGCCCGAAGGCGAAGGGATGAGCATTTTCGATGCGAGCGTCAAGTACGCGGAGCGGGGAGTGCCGCTGGTGATCCTGGCGGGCAAGGAATATGGATCGGGATCGTCGCGGGACTGGGCGGCGAAGGGGCCGAAGCTGCTGGGAGTGCGGGCGGTGATCGCCGAAAGCTACGAGCGCATTCACCGGTCGAACCTGGTGGGGATGGGCATCCTACCGCTGCAGTTCGGTGAAGGGGAATCGGCCGCGAGCCTGGCTCTGGCGGGAGAAGAGGTCTACGAATTCAGCGGACTTCGCGACCTGCTGGATGCGAAGTTTGCGAATGGGCGGGTGCTGACGGTCGAAGCGACGGCTCCGGATGGCAGCAAGAAGTCTTTCCAGACCACGGTGCGCATTGATACTCCGCAGGAGATCCTCTACTACGAAAATGGGGGAATTCTGCAGTATGTTCTGCGGCAGTTGGCGGGGAAGAACTAG